From Magnetococcales bacterium, the proteins below share one genomic window:
- a CDS encoding ATP-dependent zinc protease produces MKTKLAKPGGTHTRTRPVIGWREWVSLPELGVERIKTKIDTGARTSALHALDPFLITRDGIHLVRFRLHPMQRTSKPELLCEAPLVDNRAVVNSGGHSEHRFVILTRMILGGRELDVEITLTDRAPMGFRMLVGRTAIGRTFLVDPGRSFLVSRNKTEER; encoded by the coding sequence ATGAAAACCAAACTCGCCAAACCGGGAGGCACCCACACCCGGACACGCCCGGTGATCGGCTGGCGGGAGTGGGTCAGTCTGCCTGAGCTGGGGGTGGAACGGATCAAGACCAAAATCGATACCGGTGCTCGCACCTCGGCCCTGCACGCCCTGGACCCCTTCCTCATCACCCGGGACGGGATCCATCTGGTACGCTTTCGCCTGCATCCGATGCAACGCACCAGCAAACCGGAACTCCTGTGCGAAGCGCCGCTGGTGGACAACCGGGCGGTGGTCAACTCCGGCGGCCACTCCGAACACCGCTTCGTGATCCTGACCCGCATGATCTTGGGCGGGCGGGAACTCGACGTGGAGATCACCTTGACCGACCGGGCACCCATGGGCTTTCGCATGCTGGTGGGACGCACGGCCATTGGACGCACATTTCTGGTGGATCCCGGACGGTCGTTCCTGGTATCCCGGAACAAGACGGAGGAAAGATGA